A single genomic interval of Malania oleifera isolate guangnan ecotype guangnan chromosome 13, ASM2987363v1, whole genome shotgun sequence harbors:
- the LOC131145792 gene encoding uncharacterized protein LOC131145792, whose translation MDIAHIFVGRQWLYDLDVSHNGRYNTYSFRCNGKRIILNPLEPKCEKKKKEKKETSGESLNTISKKLREQENQDTQVVAVDVTKRIEIPLPEKETSLEVSTLPSEIKDVISSELPPVRKIPHVMDLVPYSSLRHLPHPRVNSREHEILMKQLNELKEIDFVHKSLGPLACPTFPNPKEDNTLSICIDNRAINKIVIENSH comes from the coding sequence ATGGACATTGCCCATATTTTTGTAGGAAGACAGTGGTTGTATGATTTGGATGTCTCACATAATGGACGATACAACACTTATTCATTTAGGTGTAATGGAAAAAGAATTATTTTGAATCCATTAGAGCCAAAatgtgagaaaaagaagaaggaaaagaaagaaactagtggTGAATCCTTGAACACCATAAGTAAAAAACTGCGTGAGCAGGAAAATCAAGATACACAGGTAGTGGCAGTGGATGTTACCAAGAGGATTGAAATACCccttcctgaaaaagaaacatccTTAGAAGTATCAACCCTACCTTCTGAGATTAAGGATGTCATTTCTAGTGAGTTACCTCCTGTAAGAAAAATTCCACATGTCATGGAtcttgttccttattcatctctgcGCCATTTACCACATCCTAGAGTAAACTCGAGAGAACATGAGATCTTGATGAAACAATTGAATGAATTGAAGGAAATTGACTTTGTTCATAAGAGTTTAGGTCCACTTGCCTGCCCTACTTTCCCTAATCCTAAGGAAGATAACACGTTGAGCATATGCATCGATAATAGAGCAATTAACAAGATTGTCATTGAGAATAGTCATTGA